Proteins encoded in a region of the Pseudomonas shahriarae genome:
- the mvaT gene encoding histone-like nucleoid-structuring protein MvaT, producing the protein MSLINEYRATESAIKELQERLKNLSQDDKLQTELEFEGKLRTLMGEYSKSLRDIIALLDPESKVKAPRAAVKVTGTKRARKVKQYKNPHNGEVIETKGGNHKTLKEWKAKWGGDVVEGWATLLD; encoded by the coding sequence ATGTCCCTGATCAACGAATACCGTGCCACCGAATCCGCTATCAAAGAGCTGCAAGAACGTTTGAAGAATCTGTCCCAAGACGACAAACTGCAAACCGAGCTGGAATTCGAAGGCAAATTGCGCACCCTGATGGGTGAATACTCCAAATCCCTGCGTGACATCATCGCGCTGCTGGATCCGGAATCGAAAGTTAAAGCACCACGCGCCGCCGTGAAAGTTACCGGTACCAAGCGCGCGCGTAAGGTCAAGCAATACAAAAACCCGCACAACGGCGAAGTGATTGAAACCAAAGGTGGCAACCACAAGACTCTGAAAGAGTGGAAAGCCAAGTGGGGCGGTGACGTGGTTGAAGGCTGGGCTACCCTGCTGGACTAA
- the sbcB gene encoding exodeoxyribonuclease I: protein MTSIFWYDYETTGINPRSDRALQVAGIRTDHDLNEVGPPVNLYCQPSDDILPHPAACMITGITPGQLAEKGLAEADFMTRVHAELAAPGTCGAGYNTLRFDDEMTRYSLYRNFFDPYAREWQSGNSRWDLIDVMRTAYALRPDGIVWPEQDGRVTLKLERLTAANGIDHGQAHEALADVRATIALARLVREKQPKLYDWLFQLRSKQRVMDQIRLLQPMVHISGRFSAERHYLGVVLPLAWHPRNRNALIVCDLGLDPQALLDLDAETLRQRLYTRRDQLAEGELPVPLKLVHINRCPVVAPLNVLRAQDQQRLNLDMREYQARALRLTDAQELWRDKLPAIYAEDDFAASADPEQQLYDGFIGDRDRRLCEQVRTAEPEQLARQQWPFDDHRLPELLFRYRARNFAHTLDSEEQQRWKLFCQQRLSDADYGAPNTLESFNKARLELDASATSFQRQVLDEWQEYADALSQRLDL from the coding sequence GTGACCTCGATCTTCTGGTACGACTATGAAACCACCGGCATCAACCCGCGCAGCGACCGTGCGCTGCAGGTTGCCGGGATTCGCACCGACCATGACCTCAATGAGGTCGGGCCGCCGGTCAATCTCTATTGCCAGCCCAGCGACGATATCCTGCCGCACCCGGCCGCGTGCATGATCACGGGCATTACCCCCGGCCAACTGGCGGAAAAGGGTCTGGCCGAAGCCGACTTCATGACGCGGGTGCATGCCGAGCTGGCCGCCCCCGGCACCTGTGGTGCGGGTTACAACACCCTGCGTTTCGATGACGAAATGACCCGCTACAGTTTGTATCGCAATTTTTTCGACCCTTACGCACGGGAATGGCAGAGCGGGAACAGCCGCTGGGACTTGATCGACGTGATGCGCACGGCCTATGCCCTGCGTCCCGACGGCATTGTCTGGCCCGAGCAGGACGGACGCGTGACCCTCAAGCTGGAGCGCCTGACGGCGGCCAATGGAATTGACCATGGCCAGGCTCACGAGGCTTTGGCTGACGTGCGGGCCACCATCGCCCTGGCGCGGTTGGTCCGGGAAAAACAACCCAAGTTGTACGATTGGTTGTTTCAACTGCGCAGCAAGCAGCGGGTCATGGATCAAATCCGCCTGTTGCAGCCCATGGTGCATATTTCCGGGCGCTTTTCCGCTGAGCGCCATTACCTGGGGGTGGTCCTGCCCCTGGCGTGGCATCCGCGCAATCGCAACGCGTTGATTGTCTGCGACCTGGGGCTCGACCCACAGGCGCTGCTGGACCTGGATGCCGAAACCCTGCGCCAGCGCTTGTATACCCGGCGCGATCAATTGGCCGAGGGTGAGTTGCCGGTCCCGCTCAAACTTGTTCACATCAATCGTTGTCCGGTCGTCGCGCCGCTGAATGTGTTGCGGGCGCAAGACCAGCAGCGATTGAACCTGGACATGCGTGAATATCAGGCCCGGGCACTGCGGCTAACTGACGCACAGGAACTTTGGCGGGATAAATTGCCGGCGATTTATGCCGAGGACGATTTCGCCGCAAGCGCCGACCCGGAGCAACAGCTCTACGATGGTTTTATTGGTGATCGGGATCGACGTTTATGTGAGCAAGTCCGCACTGCTGAACCCGAGCAACTAGCACGCCAGCAGTGGCCTTTTGATGATCATCGTTTGCCGGAATTATTATTTCGCTATCGTGCCCGCAACTTTGCGCACACCTTGGACAGTGAAGAGCAACAACGCTGGAAACTCTTCTGTCAGCAACGCTTGTCAGATGCGGATTACGGCGCGCCAAATACCCTTGAGAGTTTCAATAAGGCCAGGCTTGAATTGGACGCTAGTGCTACATCGTTTCAGCGTCAGGTGCTGGATGAGTGGCAGGAATATGCTGACGCTTTAAGCCAGCGCCTGGACCTGTAA
- the purU gene encoding formyltetrahydrofolate deformylase: protein MRTFRLVIACPDRVGIVAKVSNFLASHNGWITEASHHSDNLSGWFFMRHEIRADTLPFGLEAFREAFAPIAEEFSMTWRITDTEQKKRVVLMASRESHCLADLLHRWHSDELDCEIACVISNHDDLRSMVEWHGIPYYHVPVDSQNKQPAFTEVSRLVEQHQADVVVLARYMQILPPELCREYAGKVINIHHSFLPSFVGAKPYHQASLRGVKLIGATCHYVTEELDAGPIIEQDVVRVSHSDSIEDMVRFGRDVEKMVLARGLRYHLEDRVLVHGNKTVVF from the coding sequence ATGCGCACTTTTCGTCTGGTGATTGCTTGCCCGGATCGGGTTGGTATCGTCGCTAAAGTCAGTAACTTTCTGGCCTCCCACAATGGCTGGATCACCGAAGCGAGTCATCACTCGGACAATCTCAGTGGTTGGTTTTTCATGCGCCACGAAATTCGCGCGGACACCCTGCCGTTTGGCCTTGAAGCGTTTCGCGAGGCGTTTGCGCCCATCGCCGAAGAGTTTTCGATGACCTGGCGTATTACCGACACCGAGCAGAAAAAACGCGTGGTGCTGATGGCCAGCCGCGAATCCCACTGTCTGGCGGACTTGCTGCACCGCTGGCACAGCGATGAGCTGGATTGTGAGATCGCCTGTGTGATTTCCAACCACGACGACCTGCGCAGCATGGTGGAGTGGCATGGCATTCCGTACTACCACGTCCCGGTCGACTCGCAGAACAAACAGCCGGCCTTCACCGAAGTCTCGCGTCTGGTCGAGCAGCATCAAGCGGACGTTGTAGTCCTGGCGCGCTATATGCAAATCCTGCCGCCGGAACTGTGCCGCGAATACGCAGGCAAGGTAATCAACATTCACCACAGCTTCCTGCCGTCCTTTGTCGGGGCCAAGCCGTATCACCAGGCGTCGCTGCGTGGCGTGAAGCTGATTGGTGCAACCTGCCACTACGTCACCGAAGAGCTGGACGCAGGTCCCATCATCGAGCAGGACGTGGTCCGCGTCAGCCACAGCGACAGCATTGAAGACATGGTGCGTTTCGGCCGCGACGTCGAGAAGATGGTCCTGGCCCGTGGCCTGCGCTATCACCTGGAAGACCGCGTGCTGGTGCACGGCAACAAGACCGTGGTGTTCTGA